A genomic stretch from Bosea sp. F3-2 includes:
- the murJ gene encoding murein biosynthesis integral membrane protein MurJ has translation MIETSPSRLARDSAVVGAATVASRLLGFARDVLIARLLGGGPVADAFLAALRLPNLVRRVLGEGGLNAPFVPLYLAVKNDKGNGAALRFAGEATGHLGLLLLLLVAFGEFFAPWLVLGLASGFADEPETLALAASYTRLMLPFLLLTTLAALLAALLNAERRFAVAALAPALMNAILLALLLVLHVTGAAPEVGARWLALCVSLTGLAHLAMILISLHGLALPRPSLRWSPEMARLIRTGGATLLAASAAQLVLLVATQIASSEPGAVAALYYADRVFQLPLGFVGVAMGTVVLSDMALAAHRGGPDAMLGQSLALGLALALPAATALVALAEPIVSALFEYGRFDAGDRERTAAALAAFGCGLPFAVVAKVFGQVYFARSLPRLPLISGGLAVLVAVLAGFLLPGGRNAAQMAALAATLAFAVQTLMLGIALLRDGIWRPSFGNLRPIAASLAASALMLGVLVLLLRLLAVPLMAGQPTFHRVGALGLLCLAGLVSYGTAGWVLGAFGALPLRKRRA, from the coding sequence GTGATCGAGACCTCGCCCTCCCGCCTCGCCCGCGATTCGGCCGTTGTCGGAGCCGCCACGGTCGCCTCGCGCCTGCTCGGCTTTGCACGTGACGTGCTGATCGCGCGCCTGCTCGGCGGCGGGCCGGTGGCCGACGCCTTCCTCGCCGCGCTGCGCCTGCCCAATCTGGTGCGGCGCGTGCTGGGCGAGGGCGGGCTCAACGCGCCTTTCGTACCGCTCTACCTGGCCGTCAAGAACGACAAGGGCAATGGCGCTGCGCTACGCTTCGCCGGCGAGGCGACCGGGCATCTCGGCCTGCTTCTGCTCCTCCTTGTCGCGTTCGGCGAGTTCTTCGCGCCCTGGCTCGTGCTCGGCCTTGCCAGCGGCTTCGCCGATGAGCCTGAAACGCTTGCTCTGGCGGCCTCCTACACGCGGCTGATGCTGCCCTTCCTGCTGCTGACGACGCTTGCCGCGTTGCTGGCGGCCTTGCTCAATGCCGAGCGCCGTTTTGCCGTCGCGGCCCTCGCGCCGGCGCTGATGAACGCGATCCTGCTCGCCCTCCTGCTCGTCCTGCATGTGACGGGTGCAGCGCCCGAGGTCGGGGCGCGCTGGCTCGCGCTTTGCGTCAGCCTCACCGGCCTCGCCCATCTTGCGATGATCCTGATCAGCTTGCATGGCTTGGCCCTGCCGCGCCCGAGTCTGCGCTGGTCGCCGGAGATGGCGCGGCTGATCCGCACCGGCGGGGCGACGCTGCTGGCGGCCTCGGCCGCCCAGCTCGTGCTGCTCGTCGCGACGCAGATCGCCTCTTCCGAGCCCGGCGCGGTGGCGGCGCTCTACTATGCCGACCGCGTCTTCCAGCTCCCGCTCGGCTTCGTCGGTGTGGCGATGGGTACGGTCGTGCTCTCCGACATGGCGCTGGCGGCGCACCGCGGCGGGCCCGACGCCATGCTCGGGCAGTCGCTGGCGCTCGGCCTTGCGCTCGCCTTGCCGGCGGCGACGGCGCTCGTGGCGCTCGCCGAGCCGATCGTGTCCGCACTGTTCGAGTATGGTCGCTTCGATGCCGGCGATCGCGAGCGCACGGCTGCGGCGCTCGCCGCCTTCGGCTGCGGCTTGCCTTTCGCCGTCGTGGCGAAGGTCTTCGGACAGGTCTATTTCGCGCGCAGCCTGCCGAGGCTGCCGCTGATCTCGGGCGGCCTGGCGGTGCTCGTCGCGGTGCTGGCCGGGTTTCTGCTGCCGGGCGGTCGCAATGCGGCGCAGATGGCGGCTTTGGCGGCAACACTCGCCTTTGCCGTTCAGACGCTCATGCTTGGTATCGCCTTGCTGCGCGATGGCATCTGGCGGCCGAGTTTCGGCAATCTGCGGCCCATCGCCGCCAGCCTCGCCGCCAGCGCGCTCATGCTCGGCGTGCTGGTGCTGCTGTTGCGCCTGCTGGCGGTGCCGCTGATGGCAGGCCAGCCGACATTCCACCGCGTCGGGGCGCTCGGCCTGCTCTGCCTCGCAGGCCTTGTCAGCTACGGCACGGCGGGCTGGGTGCTCGGCGCCTTCGGCGCTCTCCCCTTGCGCAAGCGGCGGGCTTGA
- a CDS encoding NifU family protein, producing MFIQTEATPNPATLKFLPGRIVMGSGTLDLRDAEGAARSPLAQRLFGVSGVSGVFLGSDFITVTKSDGEWPHLKPAILGAIMEHFMSGAPVLAENSAADLDEEGEFFAPEDAETVDTIKDLLETRIRPAVAGDGGDITFRGYRDGTVYLVMKGACSGCPSSTATLKHGIQNLLHHFLPEVRGVEAV from the coding sequence ATGTTCATCCAGACCGAAGCGACGCCGAATCCGGCGACTTTGAAGTTCCTGCCCGGCCGCATCGTCATGGGCAGCGGCACGCTCGACCTGCGCGATGCCGAAGGCGCCGCGCGCTCGCCGCTGGCTCAGCGCCTGTTCGGCGTTTCCGGCGTTTCCGGCGTCTTCCTCGGCTCCGATTTCATCACCGTCACCAAGTCGGATGGCGAATGGCCGCATCTGAAGCCGGCCATCCTCGGCGCGATCATGGAGCATTTCATGTCCGGCGCCCCGGTGCTGGCCGAGAATTCCGCCGCCGATCTCGACGAGGAAGGCGAGTTCTTCGCTCCGGAAGATGCCGAGACGGTCGATACGATCAAGGATCTGCTCGAAACCCGAATCCGCCCGGCGGTGGCCGGTGACGGCGGCGATATCACCTTCCGCGGCTATCGCGACGGCACGGTCTATCTCGTCATGAAGGGTGCCTGCTCGGGCTGTCCCTCCTCGACCGCGACGCTGAAGCACGGCATTCAGAACCTGCTGCACCATTTCCTGCCGGAAGTGCGCGGAGTCGAGGCGGTTTGA
- the tsaB gene encoding tRNA (adenosine(37)-N6)-threonylcarbamoyltransferase complex dimerization subunit type 1 TsaB: MRILAIDTALGACSACVLEAGETEPLAQEQLAMDRGHAEALMPLVERVMNAVEGGFSSLGRVAVTVGPGSYTGLRVGVSAARAIAFAAGIPAVGVTTVAACAAPLIGRESGRVIAAALDAKHGQVWFQALTSEGKPLVSLRQVSYRDAARAIGAGPVSLVGSSALAVANEAWAIGLDAVVVDDTKAPDIAWVARLGLIADPETAPPRPLYLKAPETTPQDKARLPRR; the protein is encoded by the coding sequence ATGCGCATTCTCGCGATCGACACGGCGCTGGGGGCCTGCTCGGCCTGTGTCCTGGAAGCCGGTGAAACCGAGCCGCTGGCGCAGGAGCAGCTCGCCATGGACCGCGGCCATGCGGAAGCGCTGATGCCGCTGGTCGAGCGGGTGATGAACGCCGTCGAGGGCGGTTTCTCCTCGCTGGGCCGCGTCGCGGTCACCGTCGGCCCCGGCAGCTATACCGGGCTGCGGGTCGGCGTCAGCGCGGCCCGCGCCATCGCTTTTGCGGCCGGCATCCCGGCTGTCGGCGTCACCACCGTCGCTGCCTGCGCTGCTCCGTTGATCGGCCGCGAATCCGGTCGTGTCATCGCGGCTGCGCTCGATGCCAAGCACGGCCAGGTCTGGTTCCAGGCGCTGACCTCGGAAGGCAAGCCGCTCGTTTCGCTCCGGCAGGTCAGCTATCGCGATGCCGCACGTGCCATCGGCGCCGGCCCCGTCAGCCTCGTCGGTTCCTCGGCGCTGGCCGTCGCCAACGAGGCCTGGGCGATCGGCCTCGATGCTGTGGTCGTCGATGACACGAAGGCGCCGGACATTGCCTGGGTTGCGCGGCTTGGCTTGATCGCCGATCCGGAGACCGCCCCGCCGCGCCCGCTCTACCTGAAGGCACCGGAGACGACGCCGCAGGACAAAGCCCGCCTGCCGCGCCGGTGA
- the trpS gene encoding tryptophan--tRNA ligase translates to MSGFHQRVFSGMQPTSTLHLGNYLGALTNWVAMQKTHECIYCVVDMHAITMWQDPADLKRAIREVTAAYIAAGVDPQKSIIFNQSQVSGHAELAWICNCIARLGWMNRMTQFKEKAGKDRENASLGLYAYPSLMAADILLYKATHVPVGEDQKQHLELTRDIAQKFNNDFAPQIAELDLGTGDVGFFPLPEPMIMGPAQRVMSLRDGTKKMSKSDASDYSRINLTDDADTIAQKIRKAKTDPDALPSEEKGLEGRPEAENLVGIYAGLSGSSKGAVLQQFGGSQFSGFKAALVDLAVEKLAPIAVEMRRLLAEPKHIDTILGEGAARADTIAAPIMREVKDIVGFVRG, encoded by the coding sequence ATGTCGGGTTTTCATCAGCGCGTTTTCTCAGGCATGCAGCCGACCTCCACGCTGCATCTCGGCAACTATCTCGGCGCGCTGACCAACTGGGTGGCGATGCAGAAGACGCATGAGTGCATCTATTGCGTCGTCGACATGCACGCGATCACGATGTGGCAGGACCCTGCCGACCTGAAGCGCGCCATCCGCGAGGTCACTGCGGCCTATATCGCCGCCGGCGTTGATCCGCAGAAGAGCATCATCTTCAACCAGAGCCAGGTCTCGGGCCATGCCGAGCTCGCATGGATCTGCAACTGTATCGCGCGGCTGGGCTGGATGAACCGCATGACACAGTTCAAGGAGAAGGCCGGCAAGGACCGCGAGAATGCTTCGCTCGGCCTCTACGCCTATCCGAGCCTGATGGCGGCCGACATCCTGCTCTACAAGGCCACGCATGTGCCCGTCGGCGAGGACCAGAAGCAGCATCTGGAGCTCACCCGCGACATTGCCCAGAAGTTCAACAACGACTTCGCGCCGCAGATCGCCGAGCTCGACCTGGGTACGGGCGATGTCGGCTTCTTCCCGCTGCCGGAGCCGATGATCATGGGCCCGGCTCAGCGCGTGATGAGCCTGCGCGACGGCACCAAGAAGATGTCGAAATCGGATGCCTCCGACTATTCGCGCATCAACCTGACGGACGATGCCGACACCATCGCCCAGAAGATCCGCAAGGCGAAGACCGATCCCGACGCGCTCCCCTCCGAGGAGAAGGGGCTGGAGGGGCGGCCCGAGGCCGAGAATCTCGTCGGCATCTATGCCGGCCTCTCGGGCTCGTCGAAGGGCGCGGTTCTGCAGCAGTTTGGCGGCAGCCAGTTCTCGGGCTTCAAGGCGGCGCTGGTCGATCTCGCGGTCGAAAAGCTCGCCCCCATCGCCGTGGAGATGCGCCGCCTGCTGGCCGAGCCGAAGCATATCGACACGATCCTCGGTGAAGGCGCGGCCCGGGCCGATACCATCGCCGCGCCGATCATGCGCGAGGTCAAGGATATCGTCGGCTTCGTGCGCGGCTGA
- a CDS encoding universal stress protein: protein MVKKRRSYETGHRPKFLAVVDDTEECAKALRFASRRCARLGAAIVLLAVAPPPEHETWLGVGDVMRAEAEAEAEKRLDAAAAAVRTLAGLEPERIVRIGDKAGELVKLIEEDEDISLLVLAAGTGREGPGPLVSALAGKSSASFPIPVAIVPGHLEDEEIDALA from the coding sequence ATGGTCAAGAAACGGCGATCCTACGAGACGGGCCATCGCCCCAAGTTTCTCGCGGTGGTCGACGATACCGAGGAATGTGCCAAGGCGCTTCGCTTCGCTTCGCGCCGCTGCGCCCGCCTCGGCGCGGCGATCGTGCTCCTTGCCGTCGCCCCACCGCCCGAGCACGAGACCTGGCTCGGCGTCGGCGACGTCATGCGGGCGGAAGCCGAGGCCGAGGCCGAGAAGCGGCTCGACGCGGCTGCTGCCGCGGTGCGGACGCTCGCCGGCCTCGAGCCCGAACGCATTGTGCGCATCGGCGACAAGGCCGGAGAGCTGGTCAAGCTGATCGAGGAGGACGAGGATATCTCGCTTCTGGTGCTTGCCGCTGGAACCGGTCGTGAAGGCCCCGGTCCGCTGGTCAGCGCGCTGGCCGGCAAATCCTCCGCGAGCTTCCCGATTCCCGTCGCCATCGTGCCGGGGCATCTGGAGGATGAGGAAATCGACGCGCTCGCCTGA
- a CDS encoding PhoH family protein, with protein MSPARPEVAGRDGLPATEVVLSFDDNRLASLVFGQYDQNLAHLERRLGVVVNPNGNHVTVKGPRETAEQAGRVLKTLYARAKAGASVTLGEVDGAIEESNVQRSLFPAADVGKASFDAVVTRKRGPVRARNAAQDAYLRQLKRHELVLTEGPAGTGKTWLAVGHAVSLIEQGVVERMILSRPAVEAGERLGFLPGDMREKVDPYLRPIYDALNDFMEARHVERGLQTGMIEIAPLAFMRGRTLTNAVVLLDEAQNATAMQMKMFLTRLGEGSRMIITGDPSQIDLPPGQRSGLVEAVRLLKDVDGVGYARFEEGDVVRHELVRRIVMAYETAARHEREEREERLRNPDTPADFHREGDSEGLKRMLARERPR; from the coding sequence GTGTCGCCAGCCCGCCCTGAGGTTGCGGGCCGCGATGGGTTGCCGGCCACCGAGGTCGTGCTGTCCTTCGATGACAACCGCCTCGCCAGCCTCGTCTTCGGCCAGTACGACCAGAATCTCGCCCATCTCGAGCGGCGGCTCGGCGTCGTGGTCAATCCCAACGGCAACCACGTCACGGTGAAGGGTCCGCGCGAGACCGCCGAGCAGGCAGGCCGCGTTTTGAAAACGCTCTATGCCCGCGCCAAGGCCGGCGCCTCGGTCACTCTCGGCGAGGTCGACGGGGCGATCGAGGAGAGCAATGTCCAGCGCTCGCTCTTCCCGGCCGCCGATGTCGGCAAGGCCTCCTTCGACGCTGTCGTCACCCGCAAGCGCGGGCCGGTCAGGGCGCGCAACGCCGCGCAGGACGCCTATCTGCGCCAGCTCAAGCGCCATGAACTGGTGCTCACCGAAGGCCCGGCCGGCACCGGCAAGACCTGGCTCGCGGTCGGGCACGCCGTCTCGCTGATCGAGCAGGGCGTGGTCGAGCGCATGATCCTGTCGCGCCCGGCGGTGGAGGCGGGCGAGCGGCTCGGCTTCCTGCCCGGCGACATGCGCGAGAAGGTCGATCCCTATCTCCGGCCGATCTATGACGCGCTCAACGACTTCATGGAGGCGCGCCATGTCGAGCGCGGCCTGCAGACCGGCATGATCGAGATCGCGCCGCTCGCCTTCATGCGCGGCCGCACGCTGACCAATGCCGTCGTTCTGCTGGACGAGGCGCAGAACGCCACCGCGATGCAGATGAAGATGTTCCTCACCCGCCTGGGCGAGGGCTCCCGCATGATCATCACCGGCGATCCCTCCCAGATCGACCTGCCGCCGGGCCAGCGCTCCGGGCTTGTCGAGGCGGTGAGGCTGCTCAAGGATGTCGACGGCGTCGGCTATGCCCGCTTCGAGGAGGGTGATGTCGTCAGGCATGAACTGGTGCGACGCATCGTCATGGCTTATGAGACGGCGGCGCGCCATGAGCGCGAGGAACGGGAGGAGCGCTTGCGCAATCCCGATACGCCCGCGGATTTCCACCGCGAGGGCGACAGCGAAGGACTGAAGCGGATGTTGGCGCGGGAGCGGCCGCGATGA
- the miaB gene encoding tRNA (N6-isopentenyl adenosine(37)-C2)-methylthiotransferase MiaB: MKKVHIKSFGCQMNVYDGQRMADILSHQGYEETATPEGADLILLNTCHIRDRAVQKVYSELGKLRDIKNAQTAEGQETKIVVAGCVAQAEGAEIQHRQPAVDLVVGPQAYHRLPELLAEAARKRVVDTDLPIEDKFGFLPAPKPQIIRARGVSAFVTVQEGCDKFCAFCVVPYTRGAEFSRPVAQVLAEVERLAQAGVRDVTLIGQNVNAYHGEGPDGAVWGLARLMRRVAEVPGIARIRYTTSHPRDMDDDLIAAHRDLPQAMPFLHLPVQAGSDRILAAMNRKHTGDEYRRLIERIRKARPDIALSSDFIVGFPGETDADFEDTIRLVDEIGFASSYSFKYSPRPGTPAAELDAQIPRTVMDERLYRLQERIEHHRQAFNAAMVGRTVDVLLERVGRHPGQLAGKSPYLQAVQIESEANQIGDIVQVTIERAGSNSLFGRLAEAGRTDGKDMAA, translated from the coding sequence ATGAAGAAAGTCCACATCAAGTCCTTCGGCTGCCAGATGAACGTCTATGACGGGCAGCGCATGGCCGACATCCTGAGCCACCAGGGCTATGAGGAAACGGCGACGCCGGAGGGCGCGGATCTGATCCTGCTGAACACCTGCCATATCCGTGATCGGGCGGTGCAGAAGGTCTACTCCGAACTCGGCAAGCTGCGCGACATCAAGAACGCCCAGACGGCCGAGGGGCAGGAGACGAAGATCGTCGTCGCCGGCTGCGTCGCCCAGGCCGAGGGCGCCGAAATCCAGCATCGCCAGCCTGCCGTCGATCTCGTGGTCGGGCCGCAGGCCTATCACCGCCTGCCGGAATTGCTGGCCGAGGCGGCGCGGAAGCGGGTCGTCGACACCGACCTGCCGATCGAGGACAAGTTCGGCTTCCTGCCGGCGCCGAAGCCGCAGATCATCCGGGCGCGCGGCGTTTCCGCCTTCGTCACGGTCCAGGAGGGTTGCGACAAGTTCTGCGCCTTCTGTGTCGTGCCCTATACCCGCGGCGCCGAGTTCTCGCGCCCCGTCGCCCAGGTTCTCGCCGAGGTCGAGCGCCTGGCGCAGGCCGGCGTGCGCGACGTCACGCTGATCGGCCAGAACGTCAACGCCTATCATGGCGAGGGGCCGGATGGGGCGGTCTGGGGTCTGGCGCGGCTGATGCGCCGCGTTGCCGAGGTGCCGGGCATCGCCCGCATCCGCTACACGACGAGCCATCCGCGCGACATGGACGACGATCTCATCGCCGCCCATCGTGACCTGCCGCAGGCGATGCCCTTCCTGCATCTGCCGGTGCAGGCCGGATCGGACCGCATCCTCGCCGCGATGAACCGCAAGCACACCGGCGACGAGTATCGCCGCCTGATCGAGCGCATCCGCAAGGCGCGTCCCGATATCGCGCTCTCTTCGGATTTCATAGTCGGTTTTCCGGGCGAGACCGACGCCGATTTCGAGGACACGATCCGCCTGGTCGACGAGATCGGCTTCGCTTCGAGCTATTCCTTCAAATATTCGCCGCGCCCCGGCACGCCGGCAGCCGAGCTCGACGCACAGATTCCGCGCACGGTGATGGATGAGCGCCTCTACCGGCTGCAGGAGCGGATCGAACATCACCGCCAGGCTTTCAACGCCGCGATGGTCGGGCGAACTGTGGATGTCCTGCTGGAGCGGGTGGGCCGCCACCCCGGCCAGCTTGCTGGAAAGTCACCCTATCTGCAGGCTGTCCAGATCGAGAGCGAGGCGAATCAGATCGGCGACATCGTTCAGGTGACGATCGAGCGGGCCGGTTCCAATTCGCTCTTCGGCCGGCTGGCGGAGGCGGGGCGGACGGATGGAAAGGACATGGCCGCTTGA
- a CDS encoding lysophospholipid acyltransferase family protein: MKDLRVGALFRLALLIGGTLGLVLLQLVVMRVTPKYRGVLPLHFHRLTCWCLGVRRRVRGLPPPAGTGALIVANHVSWLDIGVLGAERELAFVAKSEVGEWPVVGFLANLQHTVYIDRQRRGATAGVAAAMGARIAAGEEVVLFAEGTTGDGTRILPFRSSLLGAAHQAMGDVETDVTVYPLTITYTGWQGLPGGRVERAALAWYGDTELWPHLKLVLECGAIDVELVWGEPIVMGRTMSRKAATRRAEDAVRAARNEAVTGRPAV, from the coding sequence ATGAAAGACCTCCGCGTCGGCGCGCTTTTTCGCCTTGCCCTGCTCATCGGCGGCACGCTCGGGCTCGTCCTGCTTCAGCTTGTCGTGATGCGGGTCACGCCGAAATACCGGGGCGTCTTGCCGTTGCATTTCCATCGCCTGACCTGCTGGTGCCTGGGCGTGCGCCGCCGGGTCAGGGGACTGCCGCCGCCGGCCGGGACAGGGGCGCTGATCGTGGCCAACCATGTCTCCTGGCTCGATATCGGCGTCCTCGGCGCCGAGCGTGAGCTGGCCTTCGTGGCCAAGAGCGAGGTCGGCGAATGGCCGGTGGTCGGCTTCCTCGCCAATCTCCAGCATACGGTCTATATCGACAGGCAACGCCGCGGCGCGACCGCAGGTGTTGCTGCCGCGATGGGCGCCCGCATCGCCGCCGGAGAGGAAGTGGTGCTCTTCGCCGAAGGCACGACCGGAGACGGCACGCGCATCCTGCCCTTCCGCTCCTCGTTGCTCGGCGCGGCGCATCAGGCCATGGGCGACGTAGAGACGGATGTCACGGTCTACCCGCTGACCATCACCTATACCGGCTGGCAGGGGCTGCCAGGGGGGCGTGTCGAGCGTGCTGCGCTTGCCTGGTACGGCGATACCGAGCTCTGGCCGCATCTGAAGCTGGTGCTGGAATGCGGCGCGATCGATGTCGAGCTGGTCTGGGGTGAACCGATCGTGATGGGCCGCACCATGTCGCGCAAGGCGGCGACGCGACGGGCAGAGGATGCGGTACGCGCGGCGCGGAACGAGGCGGTCACGGGCCGGCCGGCCGTCTGA
- a CDS encoding GNAT family N-acetyltransferase, which translates to MDWLRKLLHPDSAPARTMRLDAGYARQVAILHHQGGFARGWEPAECAALIAETSVAADGVFGKGSDPAGFVMSRKAADEAEILSIVVAPANRRDGLGRILLSAHLARLAEDGVARVFLEVEEGNLAAERLYRHFGFREVGRRKGYYPKADGSRATAIAMRLDLT; encoded by the coding sequence ATGGATTGGCTGCGCAAGCTCCTGCACCCTGATTCGGCGCCCGCCCGCACAATGCGGCTCGATGCCGGCTACGCCCGGCAAGTCGCGATCCTGCATCATCAGGGCGGCTTCGCGCGCGGCTGGGAGCCGGCCGAGTGCGCCGCGCTGATCGCCGAGACGAGCGTCGCCGCCGATGGTGTTTTCGGCAAGGGCAGCGATCCGGCTGGCTTCGTGATGTCACGCAAGGCGGCCGACGAGGCCGAGATCCTCAGCATCGTGGTCGCCCCGGCCAATAGGCGCGACGGCCTCGGCCGCATCCTGCTCTCGGCTCATCTTGCCCGGCTCGCGGAGGATGGCGTCGCGCGCGTCTTCCTCGAGGTCGAGGAAGGCAATCTCGCGGCGGAGCGGCTCTATCGGCATTTCGGCTTCCGCGAGGTTGGGCGTCGCAAGGGCTACTACCCCAAGGCCGACGGCAGCCGCGCCACCGCGATTGCGATGCGCCTCGATCTGACGTGA